From the Danio aesculapii chromosome 9, fDanAes4.1, whole genome shotgun sequence genome, one window contains:
- the creb1b gene encoding cyclic AMP-responsive element-binding protein 1b produces the protein MTMESGADAQQGADTAVSETESQQITQAQIATLAQVTMAAGHGSATAPTVTLVQLPNGQTVQVHGVIQAAQPSVIQSPQVQTVQISTVAESEDSQESVDSVTDSQKRREILSRRPSYRKILNDLSSDAPGVPRIEEEKSEEDTAPAITTVTVPTPIYQTSSGQYIAITQGGAIQLANNGTDGVQGLQTLTMTNAAAAQPGTTILQYAQTSDGQQILVPSNQVVVQAASGDVQAYQIRTAPTSTIAPGVVMASSPALPSQGGAEEATRKREVRLMKNREAARECRRKKKEYVKCLENRVAVLENQNKTLIEELKALKDLYCHKSE, from the exons ATGACCATGGAGTCGGGAGCCGATGCCCAGCAGGGTGCAGACACTGCTGTCTCTGAAACAGAGAGCCAACAGATTACACAGGCCCAAATCGCCACCCTTGCACAG GTAACAATGGCTGCTGGGCATGGAAGTGCCACAGCACCTACAGTCACGCTGGTGCAGCTGCCCAATGGTCAGACGGTGCAGGTGCATGGAGTGATCCAGGCTGCTCAACCTTCAGTCATTCAGTCACCACAGGTGCAGACTGTCCAG ATTTCCACAGTAGCAGAGAGCGAGGACTCGCAGGAGTCAGTGGACAGCGTGACAGATTCTCAAAAACGAAGAGAGATCCTTTCAAGACGTCCCTCATATAG GAAAATCTTGAACGACCTGTCATCAGACGCTCCAGGAGTTCCAAGAATTGAAGAGGAGAAATCCGAGGAGGACACTGCGCCTGCCATCACTACAGTGACTGTGCCAACCCCAATATATCAAACCAGCAGCGGCCAGTACA TCGCCATTACACAGGGTGGAGCGATTCAGCTTGCAAATAACGGCACCGATGGAGTGCAGGGACTGCAGACTCTCACTATGACCAACGCAGCAGCAGCCCAGCCGGGAACCACCATCCTGCAGTACGCCCAGACCAGTGACGGTCAACAGATACTGGTGCCCAGCAATCAAGTGGTGGTACAAG CTGCTTCTGGAGACGTTCAGGCCTATCAAATTCGTACAGCCCCAACCAGCACTATTGCTCCAGGTGTGGTCATGGCGTCCTCCCCTGCCCTGCCGAGCCAAGGAGGAGCTGAAGAGGCCACACGCAAGAGGGAGGTCCGTCTCATGAAAAACAG AGAGGCTGCTCGTGAGTGCCGTCGGAAGAAAAAGGAATATGTCAAGTGTCTGGAGAACCGCGTGGCCGTTTTGGAGAACCAGAACAAAACACTCATTGAGGAACTCAAAGCACTCAAAGACCTGTACTGTCACAAATCAGAGTGA